From Chryseobacterium camelliae:
AAATTCCTGAGGGATAATAAATACATCCACGACCTTAATGCTCCCGCGGTGTGGAAAATGAAGGATACTTTATATGTTTTCGGTTCTACCTGGGAACAGGATTTCCCGATCTGGAAAAGTACGAATCCTACCAAAGACGATTGGAAAATCGCTGTTGATACTTTAAAAGTAGGAGCCTGGGATCCTGCTTTCCATTATGACGAAGATAAAAACAAGCTGTATCTGTATTGGGGATCCAGTAATGAATGGCCTTTGTTAGGAACAGAAGTGAAAGTAAAAACTTTGCAGTCTGAAGGTTTTGTAAAACCCATCGTGAAATTAAAACCTGAAGACCATGGATGGGAAAGATTCGGGGAATATAACGACAATGTATTCCTGCAGCCATTTGTAGAGGGAGCATGGATGACGAAACACAACGGCAAATACTATATGCAGTATGGTGCCCCCGCTACCGAATTCAGCGGCTATTCGGATGGGGTGTATGTCAGCAAGAATCCTCTGGAGGGATTTGAATATCAGCAGCACAATCCGTTTTCCTATAAACCCGGAGGTTTTGCCAGAGGAGCGGGGCATGGAGCCACCTTTGAGGACAACTATAAAAACTGGTGGCATATTTCAACCATTTTTATATCTACGAAAAATAATTTTGAAAGAAGGCTGGGCATCTGGCCGGCAGGATTCGACAAGGATGATGTGATGTATTGCAATACGGCCTACGGCGATTATCCTACTTTCCTGCCGCAATATGCTCAAGGAAAGGATTTTTCTAAAGGATTATTTGCAGGTTGGATGTTATTGAACTACAATAAGCCGGTGCAGGTATCATCTACTTTAGGAGGCTACCAACCCAATTATGCTGTGGATGAAGATATAAAAACCTACTGGAGTGCAAAAACGGGTGATAAAGGGGAATGGTTTCAGACGGATTTGGGAGAAATTTCCACCATCAATGCGATTCAGATTAACTATGCTGATCAGGATGCAGAATTTATGGGCAAGACATTTGGAAAGATGCATCAGTATAAAATCTACGGTTCCGATGACGGAAGAAAATGGAAGGTCATTGTGGATAAAAGCAAAAATACAAAAGATATCCCGCATGATTATGTAGAGCTCGAAAAGCCAGTACAGGCCCGGTACCTGAAAATGGAAAACCTGAAAATGCCAACCGGAAAATTTGCATTAAGCGGATTCAGGGTTTTTGGAAAAGGATCTGGTGCAGTTCCGGCTAAAGTACATAATTTTGTTCCTCTCCGGGCAGACCCGAAAAAATACGGAGAGCGGAGAAGCATCTGGATGAAATGGCAGCAAAATCCTGATGCAGACGGCTATGTAATCTATTGGGGCAAATCCCCGGATAAAATGTATGGAAGCATCATGGTGTACGGAAAAAATGAATATTTCTTTACCGGTGCTGACCGTACCGATGCCTATTATTTCCAGATTGAAGCATTCAACGCCAATGGGATTTCCGAGCGTACGGAGATTGTGAAATCGGAATAAGTAATATTATTGACCGGAAAATAGAGTCAAACTTATAAACCATCGCCAAAAGTGATGGTTTTCTTTTATAAGATTCTGTTCTGCCTGGTAATATTTAGTATGAATCTAACTTAAAGTTTCTTCAAAAAATCCTCTATCTTCCCGATTAGGAATTTTCCATTCTCATTCTGGTACCAATCCGAGTGGCCTCCGGTAAATTCATAGGACTCATGGAGAACTTTATTTTTGCTAAGAGCAGAATCCAGGATGGATTTTTGCGTAACAGGAACTACCTGGTCGTTGATTCCGTAATAGGAAAGGGTAGGAGCAGAATGATTGTTGATCCATGCTATAGGACTGGCAAATATCATCTGTGATGCAGAGGTATATTTTGGATCCACAAGATGGCTTTTAAGAAAGGAATAATCATCATAGCGTTTAAAACCCGGATCAGACAGATCAGCAGGGCCGACAATATTGATAACTGCTTTTACTTTTTTATTGCGATCAAACTTGTAGGCATACAGCATGGAAAGATGGCCTCCCGCACTGTTTCCAAGAAGGATCAACCTTGGCTGGAACTTCAATGTCTTCTCCAGGTAGTGCATCGCACTTCTGATATCTTCAATCTGATTAGGCAATGCATACCTTGATGTTGAGGCAAGCCTGTAATTGATATTGGCAAAAACTGAATGCGGAAATTTCTGCATCATGGACAGTGTGAAAAATGTCAGCTCAGACTTATTGCCGCCACGCCAGCCACCGCCATGGATGATTATAAATACATCTCTGTCTTTATGAGAGTGCTCTTCCGGAATATACAGATCCATGGTAAGTTCCGGATTCCTGTTTTCATCATACAGAACATTCTCTTTTTTTATAAATGAGGCATCACTACCCGGTGTTATCTTGTTGTCCTTACAACTGATTTGAAAAGCTGCCAGAACAAATCCGATCATAAAAATGATATTTCTTTCCATACTCTTAAAGATAACAAAACCTGCCGGAATTCACCGACAGGTCATAACAAAATAATTGATATGAAGAATGATAATTCTTACCGTGTTCTGCTCTTGATGGCATCGGAAGCTCCTTCGATGTCCCGTACTTTCTTCACCTTTTTATTTCCGAAGTTATAGGTGATGCTGAATGTACCCCCCCTGTTGTACTGGTCATTACGGATGTAATTATAGTTCCCGTTAGCCTGTGTGTCTTCTATTACTATAATATTGGTGCGTAGTACATCCTCAAGGTTTAAGGCAAAGGTCCAGTCGTTCCAGGTTTTTTTGATACTGATATCAAGGCTCATGAGATTTTTAAGCAATCCAAGCTCTATTTGCTGGCGGTCTACGAAAAAGTAGTTCACGCCGAGGAACCAGGATTTGTTCTTATCCAGCCGGATCGTGTTATTCGTCTGTATCATTAAGCTCGTAGATTTGGTTTTATTGGTATAGGTATCGAATACCTGACCTGTAGTAGGATCAATATTGAGTGTCCCGTTATTGATGTTATGCTGGAACCCTGCGTTGAAGTTCGTAGTAAGGTAGCCTTTAAAGAATGTTTTCTGAATTCCGGCCATTGCAGACATTTCCTGCTTGGTCCCGAAATTGGTCCTGATATAGGCCAGCTGTACTTTTTCAATATTGTTTTCCATATACGTCCTTTGCAAAGGAACCTGTGTGATAACATCTTTAAACAGCGAGTGGTTTAAGATCAGGAAATAAGAATTCTTATACATATAGGTCAGCTCCTGATTATAGGTAGAGGCTGCTTTTACAAAAGGATTGTTTTGGGTATAATTGTTTTCGGTGATGATGTTTTTTACCGGATTCAGCTCCCAGAAACTTGGTCTTCTCATTCTGCTCGAAAATGAATAGGAAAGATTGTTTTTATCATTGATGGCATAGTTGAAACTCAGGTAAGGGAGCAGGTTCTGGTAGTTGCGTTTAATTTTTTGGTATTCCGGCTGTTTTGCATTATCCGAAGTCCCGAGGCTGCTGGTAATTTCATATCGGGCACCGGCTTTTCCGGAAAACTTATCAGAAAATTTCTTTTCGAAGGTCACGTAAAGGCCATAAATGTTTTCATCATAAATAAAGTGATTCGGATCTTCCTTTGTCTGTGTATTCAGTAATGTATCGTCATCATTATAGCTGTAACTGAAAGTGGTATTCCGGGTATCGTTATCTGTTTTGGTCTTGTTGAAATTACCACCGGCAGAGAAGGTAAAATCATGTTTGAATTTCTGGATGTAATCTACCGTTCCGGAAAAATTATTGATGAGCTGCGGAATATTCTGGATGATTTTTTTACTGATCAGTGAAAAGTCATTTGCAGTACCGGGCAGCATGGTCTTGTTATCGGAGTACTGGAACCGCTTGTAGTTGAGGTATGCTGCATTCACATTAAGCTTACTGCCCAGTGAATCCAGTTTCAGTTCATAGTTAAGGTTCACAGAATTGTTGTAATTGCGTGCATCCTCCTTATTTTTTGTACGGGTGTAATTGGTGGAAATCAGGTTTCCGTTGCTGTACTGGGTAATGGTGTTTAAAAGGTCGATGGTGGAATTATAACTTTTGTTGGCCCAGGAATTCCATGAAAGAGCCAGATTGCTTTTATCGTTCAGCTGATAATCAACATTCAGGTAGCCACCGATATTTTTATTCGGGTCATCAATGTTTCCTACAGATTCATTCCTGATATTGCCTGTTCCGTTTTTCAGTATGTAAGCCTGTGGGTTAATGTTTTCTCCTCCGCTGAGGCTTGAGCTGATGCCCAGCTTATCTTTACGGTAATTTACGGAAAAGCTGGCCTGGCTTGCGTTGTATTTATTCTGGCTGTTGGACATTCTCATGGTTCCGCTGGTTCCGTCGCTCATTCTCTTCTTCAGAATGATATTGATGATGCCGTCAGAGGATTCCACCTGATATTCACTCCCCGGAACGGTAATCACTTCAATCTTCTGAATATTCTCAGCCGGTGTGTTTTTAAGGAACTGTACCAGGGACTCTGCATCCATATTGGTCTTTCTTCCGTTGATGTAAATCAGAGCATTGTTCTTTCCGGCAATCTTTAATGTTTTATCATCTGTGGTAGAAAGCAGAGGCATCTGTTTCAGAAGGTCAAAAGTCGTGTTGCCTTTGGATACTGGCGAAGCAGCTACATCATAAACAAAGCGGTCGCTTTGCTTTTTAAATACCTGTTTGGTGATGGTTACTTCATCAATAGACTTTGTTTTTACAGAATCGGTTTTTTTCTCCTGGGCAAAAGTAAAACCGGTGAAGAATATAGCAGCAATGAGAATGGTCGTTTTCATGATTATAAATTTATTTAATAGCTTGTATTTTTTATTATCTAACATTGCAAAGATATATATTAATTTTAGTATCATGCAATACAAAGTACTTAAAATATTTTTGCTTTATATTTAATGAATTGATTATCAGTTGTTAAAATTTTAATTAAAAGTTGATGCTTGTCAATTCTGTATTGAAAAGACAATCTTACATGAAAAAATATTACATTGAGAGATAAATAATTTTATAATTGATCAAGAGAAGAGTGCTGGAAGTTGATTAAAAGTCATAGCAACAGAACATCTTCAGAGAGTATTTGAGATGTTTTCATAAAAAAAAGGACCTTGTTAGTCCTTTTTTGTTTTATTCTCTGTCAAATCTAGCCAGGCTTTTATCAATCCAGATCGTTGCAAACGGAAAGAATGCTGCAATTAGTGAAAAAACACTGTCTTCATCATCCCAGAGATATATTTTTCTTATCGAAGGTAAAAACAGAAGGTACAGTGAGAAAAAGAGCCCATGAATACTGCCGATGGTACTGATGTAAATGATGGGAACTACTCCGTTGGGATCTATACGGATCCAGGTCATGGCAGTAAATAAGAAAAACCATGAGATTGCTTCCGCAAGACAAATCTGCTTGAACCATTTAATCAGTTTTTCTTTGGGATATTTTGAAAAAAATTTTTCTATGAAATTCATAATTGAATGATTAAGGTCTTGAAGAGCCGGAGCGATATCCGCTCAAACCTTTTCATTGCAAAATTACTTATAAAAACTGCTTCCGTCCAAATATTCGAAGACTTCCGGCGGCAGCATCGGCCTCACATTTTTACCCTCCCGAATCATGGCCCGGATTTCCGTAGCAGAAAGTTCGATCACAGGAGCTTTAATCATTGAAATATTGGTGTGGTTGCCGTATACGGATTCTTTTTTTGCTCCTTCAAATACTCTTGGATACACGATAATGTGGTGATTTTCCACCAGGAGATCCGCATTTTTCCATTTGTGGAGGCTGCCGAGGTTATCTTCACCCATAATCAGGCTGAAAGAGTGCTCAGGATATTTTTCATGAAGGTAGGTTAGCGTATCAACAGTATAGCTGGGCTTCGGTAAAGAGAACTCTATATTGGAAGCCCGCATATTCGGATAGTTCTTTACCGCAAGCTGAACCATGTCAAGCCTGTTGTGGTCGCTGAGCAGGGTTTTTTTATCTTTAAAAGGATTCTGAGGGCTTACCACAAACCACAGCTCATCCATATCAGAATTTTCCAGGATATAATTAGCCAGGATCAGGTGGCCTATATGGATAGGATTGAATGATCCGAAAAACAAACCGATTTTTTTCATGGGTTTTATGATGGACTGTACCAGCAAAAAACGGTTATTAGCTGATACAGCGGTTGAAACGTATTGAATTTATATTTAATCACTGAATTTTACATCCTTGATGTTAAGGTAATGTGTCACATTGCCTTTCCAGTGGTTTTCTTCCAGTGTAAAAGCAAGGTCGAAACTTTTAGTCCTGAAGTCATCGGCAAACTGTCCCAGCTTGAAGCCTACGCATTCAATACTCCTTCCGGTAGATTCCTGTTTGATATAAAACTTCAGGTGATTATTGTCTTTCCCCATCGTTTTGATATATCCGGAAACCTTCTGCTTGGTTAAAGCCAGGATAGGCTTCATATTATGAGGGCCGAAAGGCGCCAGTTTCCTGTGGAAATTAATGAACTCCCGGTTGATTTCATCGATGTGGATTTCCGAATCTATGGTTATTGATGGCTCTTTCTGGTGATCTTTGATCTTTTCTGATACAATGCGTTCAAATTTTTCTTTGAATGCCTCAAATTTTTCCTTTTCCATAGAAAGTCCTGCAGCAGCATGATGTCCGCCGAATTTCAGGAAGTATTCGGAGCACAGGTCCAGGGCTTCGTGCACATCAAAGTCGGCAACGGATCGTGCGGAAGCAACCATTTCTCCATTGTTTCCGTCTGTGAAAACCAGTGTAGGACGGTAATACGTTTCAATCAGCCTTGAGGCTACGATACCGATAACGCCCTTGTTCCATTCAGGATGGTAAACAATAGTTGTAAGCCGGCTTTCCTGCTGGGATTCGATGATCTGGTTCAGCGCAGACAGGGTAGAATTCATATCCAGCTCGCGCCTTTCATCATTCAGGTCCATGATATCATTAACGATCTGATGGGCGTGTTTCAGGTTATCCGAAACCATGAGCTCAACAGCAGCCTTACCATGCGAAATCCTTCCGGCAGCATTGATTTTAGGGGCAATTTCAAAAACAATATTGGAGATCTCAAAATGAGAAAGTTTATCATCCGGAATCAGCAGTCTCAAACCTAGATTACGTGTTTTCCTCAGTGTCTTAAGGCCCATTTTAGCCAATACACGGTTTTCACCGGTCATCGATACGATATCAGCAGCGATGGAAATGGCTAGAAGATCAGTCAGTTCAAATAATTCGGCTTCAGGAATCCTGTAAATGGTATTCAATCCCTGGCAGAGTTTGAAGCCGACCCCGCATCCTGAAAGTTCCTTAAAAGGATACCGGCAGTCTGCCCGTTTAGGATCAAGAACGGCAACGGCATCAGGAATTTCTTCTCCCGGAAGGTGATGGTCGCAAATGATGAAATCAATTCCTGCTTCTTTTGCATAATTAATCATGTCAATGGCCTTGATCCCGCAGTCCAGCGCAATGATCAAAGAAAATCCGTTGTCGCGGGCGAAATCAATACCTTCCGTTGAAATACCGTATCCTTCAGAATTCCTGTCCGGAATATAATAATCCAGGTATTTTTTCTGGACAATTTTGCTGAGGTAAAGATACATCAGGGCCACGGCAGTGGTTCCGTCCACATCATAATCTCCGTAAATCAGTATTTTTTCTCCGTTTTCAATGGCGTTAGCAATGCGTTCAACCGCTTTTTGCATATCTGCCATCAGGAAAGGGTTGTGGATGTCGTTTAAATTCGGTTTGAAAAATTCTCTGGCCTTTTGATAATTGTCAATTCCTCTCAGTACGAGAAGTTTAGATTCAAAAGTTCCAAAACCAAGTGACGAACTTAGTCCATCCACGATTTCCTCATCGGGTTCAGGCTTGTAAATCCATTTTTGACTCATTTCACAAAAATAGGGAAATTTTTTTTGCTTTCATTTTTTTAAAAGCCCATGTTGCCTGCCAGAGGCTCTTTTTTAATCAGGTTAAGACAATACATCAATTTTTTTGTGGGCTGATAACCTAAATAATTAACCGTTGTAAAGGTCAACTATTTTAATACAAACTCATTCGCCACACTTAAGGAAATATAATTTGCTTAAACAATTTTTCATAGGAGCCTGATATGATTCCTGCCTATTTAGTTTTAACTAAAACCCTGTATTCCCAAGCCTTCAGTTTCATTGGGGTTTTATTTTCTGAAATCATATAAGGTGTACCCGAAAACAGTTCTTTATAAGTATTTTTAAAATATTGGGTGTCCAGCTTAACCTCTGCATCTTTATCGGAGAAATTAATAATGGTCATTACCGCATCTCCGTTTTTCTCTCTGTAGAATGACAGTATGTTATTCATATTGTCATTATGAACCCTTTCCATTTCGCCGCCCCAACGGCCATTCCACAGCGCCTGATTGCTGTGTTTGAGTTTGAATAAGGTTTCATAAATGCCGGCAAATCGATGTTCTTTCCAGCCGATAGGATCCTTGTCAAAAAAAGCAAGGCTCCTGTCTAGCCCCGCTTCCTGTCCGCTGTACACCAGAGGCATTCCGTTGACGGTGCTACAAAGGACCATGGCTGCTTCAAGCCCGTTCCCGAAATTGGAAAACTGGTTGCCTTCCCAGGAATTTTTATCATGATTATCGGTAAAGGTCATCCGGTAGGAGTCATAAGGGAAGCTGTTGACATCATGGGCCATATATTCAAACAGAGCCGGAGCGCCCTTCTTCTCAACAGTGGCCAGCTTCAGTTTATCCCAAAGCGTCCACGAATATGTCATATCAAAAGATTTTTTATAAAGATCCCTGGATTCCCATTCTGCAAGCATGAAAACAGGTTTTAGCTGATCCAGCTCCGTTCTGGCATTTTCCCAGAAGTCAACAGGGATAAATCCGGCAACATCGCAGCGGAAACCATCTATATCGGTTTCAGAGACCCAATATTTGAGCGCATCAGTCATATACTTTCTGAAAGCAGGATTATTGTAATCAAAATCAATCACGTCATCCCAGTCGTACCATGGTGTAGGCTGGAACTTTCCCTCCCTCGTTTTCGTGTACCAGTCAGGATGCTCTTTGGTCAGGGGATTGTCCCATGCAGAATGATTCCCCACCCAATCGATGATAACGTGCATTCCCATGCTGTGTATTTTGCGGACCAGGTTTTTAAAATCATCCAAACTGCCGAAATCAGGATTGATCCCTTTAAAGTCCTTCACAGAATAGTAGCTGCCCAGTTTACCTTTGCGGTTAAGTTCTCCTATCGGATGCACCGGCATCAGCCAGATGATATCAACCCCCATTTTTTTTAAGCGGGGAAGATGTTTTTCAAAGGCTTTGAAAGTTCCTTCCGGCGTATATTGCCTGATGTTGACTTCATAAATCGTTGCATTCTTTGACCATTCAGGATGCCTGATTTCAACATAGGGTTTTGGCTGGTAACGGACATCATTTTCCTGGGCATGTACACCCCCGGAAAACATAGTAAAGATGATCAGCAGCAATATGTTTTTCATACTTTAATTTTATTCTAAGATAAACAAAAGAAATACATAAGATCGCGACATAAGACATAAAAAAACCTCAAAAATATTTTTGAGGTTTCTGTACATTTCAAGAATTCAGGATTAAGAATACATCTTTTCCTTCAGTTCTTTT
This genomic window contains:
- a CDS encoding alpha-amylase family glycosyl hydrolase; translation: MKNILLLIIFTMFSGGVHAQENDVRYQPKPYVEIRHPEWSKNATIYEVNIRQYTPEGTFKAFEKHLPRLKKMGVDIIWLMPVHPIGELNRKGKLGSYYSVKDFKGINPDFGSLDDFKNLVRKIHSMGMHVIIDWVGNHSAWDNPLTKEHPDWYTKTREGKFQPTPWYDWDDVIDFDYNNPAFRKYMTDALKYWVSETDIDGFRCDVAGFIPVDFWENARTELDQLKPVFMLAEWESRDLYKKSFDMTYSWTLWDKLKLATVEKKGAPALFEYMAHDVNSFPYDSYRMTFTDNHDKNSWEGNQFSNFGNGLEAAMVLCSTVNGMPLVYSGQEAGLDRSLAFFDKDPIGWKEHRFAGIYETLFKLKHSNQALWNGRWGGEMERVHNDNMNNILSFYREKNGDAVMTIINFSDKDAEVKLDTQYFKNTYKELFSGTPYMISENKTPMKLKAWEYRVLVKTK
- a CDS encoding alpha/beta hydrolase — translated: MERNIIFMIGFVLAAFQISCKDNKITPGSDASFIKKENVLYDENRNPELTMDLYIPEEHSHKDRDVFIIIHGGGWRGGNKSELTFFTLSMMQKFPHSVFANINYRLASTSRYALPNQIEDIRSAMHYLEKTLKFQPRLILLGNSAGGHLSMLYAYKFDRNKKVKAVINIVGPADLSDPGFKRYDDYSFLKSHLVDPKYTSASQMIFASPIAWINNHSAPTLSYYGINDQVVPVTQKSILDSALSKNKVLHESYEFTGGHSDWYQNENGKFLIGKIEDFLKKL
- the nadD gene encoding nicotinate (nicotinamide) nucleotide adenylyltransferase; this translates as MKKIGLFFGSFNPIHIGHLILANYILENSDMDELWFVVSPQNPFKDKKTLLSDHNRLDMVQLAVKNYPNMRASNIEFSLPKPSYTVDTLTYLHEKYPEHSFSLIMGEDNLGSLHKWKNADLLVENHHIIVYPRVFEGAKKESVYGNHTNISMIKAPVIELSATEIRAMIREGKNVRPMLPPEVFEYLDGSSFYK
- a CDS encoding TonB-dependent receptor domain-containing protein; this encodes MKTTILIAAIFFTGFTFAQEKKTDSVKTKSIDEVTITKQVFKKQSDRFVYDVAASPVSKGNTTFDLLKQMPLLSTTDDKTLKIAGKNNALIYINGRKTNMDAESLVQFLKNTPAENIQKIEVITVPGSEYQVESSDGIINIILKKRMSDGTSGTMRMSNSQNKYNASQASFSVNYRKDKLGISSSLSGGENINPQAYILKNGTGNIRNESVGNIDDPNKNIGGYLNVDYQLNDKSNLALSWNSWANKSYNSTIDLLNTITQYSNGNLISTNYTRTKNKEDARNYNNSVNLNYELKLDSLGSKLNVNAAYLNYKRFQYSDNKTMLPGTANDFSLISKKIIQNIPQLINNFSGTVDYIQKFKHDFTFSAGGNFNKTKTDNDTRNTTFSYSYNDDDTLLNTQTKEDPNHFIYDENIYGLYVTFEKKFSDKFSGKAGARYEITSSLGTSDNAKQPEYQKIKRNYQNLLPYLSFNYAINDKNNLSYSFSSRMRRPSFWELNPVKNIITENNYTQNNPFVKAASTYNQELTYMYKNSYFLILNHSLFKDVITQVPLQRTYMENNIEKVQLAYIRTNFGTKQEMSAMAGIQKTFFKGYLTTNFNAGFQHNINNGTLNIDPTTGQVFDTYTNKTKSTSLMIQTNNTIRLDKNKSWFLGVNYFFVDRQQIELGLLKNLMSLDISIKKTWNDWTFALNLEDVLRTNIIVIEDTQANGNYNYIRNDQYNRGGTFSITYNFGNKKVKKVRDIEGASDAIKSRTR
- a CDS encoding discoidin domain-containing protein, whose product is MYKYFFSLMVLLSMFISAQQKTFCNPINIDYGYTPFEVFSKQGKHRATADPVIVNFKSKLFLFSTNQEGYWYSDDMLDWKFVKRKFLRDNKYIHDLNAPAVWKMKDTLYVFGSTWEQDFPIWKSTNPTKDDWKIAVDTLKVGAWDPAFHYDEDKNKLYLYWGSSNEWPLLGTEVKVKTLQSEGFVKPIVKLKPEDHGWERFGEYNDNVFLQPFVEGAWMTKHNGKYYMQYGAPATEFSGYSDGVYVSKNPLEGFEYQQHNPFSYKPGGFARGAGHGATFEDNYKNWWHISTIFISTKNNFERRLGIWPAGFDKDDVMYCNTAYGDYPTFLPQYAQGKDFSKGLFAGWMLLNYNKPVQVSSTLGGYQPNYAVDEDIKTYWSAKTGDKGEWFQTDLGEISTINAIQINYADQDAEFMGKTFGKMHQYKIYGSDDGRKWKVIVDKSKNTKDIPHDYVELEKPVQARYLKMENLKMPTGKFALSGFRVFGKGSGAVPAKVHNFVPLRADPKKYGERRSIWMKWQQNPDADGYVIYWGKSPDKMYGSIMVYGKNEYFFTGADRTDAYYFQIEAFNANGISERTEIVKSE
- a CDS encoding DUF3817 domain-containing protein, whose protein sequence is MNFIEKFFSKYPKEKLIKWFKQICLAEAISWFFLFTAMTWIRIDPNGVVPIIYISTIGSIHGLFFSLYLLFLPSIRKIYLWDDEDSVFSLIAAFFPFATIWIDKSLARFDRE
- the recJ gene encoding single-stranded-DNA-specific exonuclease RecJ; the encoded protein is MSQKWIYKPEPDEEIVDGLSSSLGFGTFESKLLVLRGIDNYQKAREFFKPNLNDIHNPFLMADMQKAVERIANAIENGEKILIYGDYDVDGTTAVALMYLYLSKIVQKKYLDYYIPDRNSEGYGISTEGIDFARDNGFSLIIALDCGIKAIDMINYAKEAGIDFIICDHHLPGEEIPDAVAVLDPKRADCRYPFKELSGCGVGFKLCQGLNTIYRIPEAELFELTDLLAISIAADIVSMTGENRVLAKMGLKTLRKTRNLGLRLLIPDDKLSHFEISNIVFEIAPKINAAGRISHGKAAVELMVSDNLKHAHQIVNDIMDLNDERRELDMNSTLSALNQIIESQQESRLTTIVYHPEWNKGVIGIVASRLIETYYRPTLVFTDGNNGEMVASARSVADFDVHEALDLCSEYFLKFGGHHAAAGLSMEKEKFEAFKEKFERIVSEKIKDHQKEPSITIDSEIHIDEINREFINFHRKLAPFGPHNMKPILALTKQKVSGYIKTMGKDNNHLKFYIKQESTGRSIECVGFKLGQFADDFRTKSFDLAFTLEENHWKGNVTHYLNIKDVKFSD